From Granulicella sp. WH15, the proteins below share one genomic window:
- the yacG gene encoding DNA gyrase inhibitor YacG, which translates to MSQAPKALFCPICRKVVLATDPDFPFCSERCRVIDLGKWASGGYVISSPIHDPDLLDELEGLRDRQHKTRTDED; encoded by the coding sequence ATGAGTCAAGCACCGAAAGCGCTCTTTTGTCCGATATGCCGGAAGGTCGTTCTTGCGACCGATCCGGACTTTCCGTTTTGCAGCGAACGTTGCCGGGTGATCGACCTGGGCAAGTGGGCCTCGGGCGGGTACGTCATCTCGTCGCCGATCCACGACCCCGACCTGCTCGATGAGCTGGAAGGGCTGCGGGATCGGCAGCATAAGACCAGAACGGACGAGGACTAG
- the plsY gene encoding glycerol-3-phosphate 1-O-acyltransferase PlsY, with amino-acid sequence MTSWLLPLAIAYLLGSIPFGYLLVRVFRHEDIRASGSGNIGATNVARSGAKGLGLATLLLDLLKAYLAVMIALRMGHGNYDLAVAAGVAAILGHCFPVWLGFRGGKGVASGLGVFLALTPLTTLCALGVFLVIFLLTKYVSLASILAACALPVFAYFLVPVRTPIAIAGFLFIPLLIVVKHHQNIRRLLAGTESRFGSGKAVAS; translated from the coding sequence ATGACCTCCTGGCTTCTCCCTCTCGCGATTGCTTATCTGCTGGGCTCGATCCCGTTCGGCTACCTGCTGGTGCGGGTGTTTCGGCATGAGGATATCCGGGCGAGCGGCAGCGGCAACATCGGCGCGACCAACGTGGCGCGCTCCGGAGCCAAGGGGCTGGGGCTGGCGACGCTGCTCCTCGACCTGCTGAAGGCATACCTGGCCGTGATGATCGCGCTACGGATGGGGCATGGCAACTACGACCTGGCCGTGGCGGCCGGGGTCGCGGCTATCCTCGGGCACTGCTTTCCGGTGTGGCTCGGCTTTCGCGGCGGCAAGGGCGTGGCCAGCGGGCTGGGGGTCTTTCTGGCGCTGACGCCGCTGACCACCCTTTGCGCGTTAGGGGTCTTCCTGGTCATCTTTCTGCTGACGAAGTACGTCTCGCTGGCGTCGATCCTGGCGGCCTGCGCGCTGCCCGTCTTTGCCTACTTCCTGGTCCCGGTGCGAACACCGATCGCCATCGCGGGCTTCCTGTTCATCCCCCTCCTCATCGTGGTGAAACATCACCAGAACATCCGCCGTCTACTGGCGGGCACCGAGAGCCGCTTCGGCTCTGGAAAGGCCGTGGCATCATGA
- a CDS encoding NAD(P)H-dependent glycerol-3-phosphate dehydrogenase encodes MSRIAVLGAGAWGTALTISLARRGGHELILWSHSETLAEQMRETGENLTYLPGYTVPMDVEVTSDLPGAIFEADVLLCVTPAQHLRGMLMEIAPLLTRNQIIVSASKGIENDTYLRMTQVIAALTNNPAGVLSGPSFAQEVAAGLPTAVVIAMNDPKLAVGIQKDFSSPSLRLYTNDDVTGVELGGALKNVIALSSGVIHGLGLGSNTAAALITRGIAEITRLAVACGGRRQTLAGLAGMGDLVLTCTGALSRNRSVGVELGRGRKLPEILAGMNGKVAEGVKSTAAALGLAARYAVEMPITEQMDAILHRDKSPKDAIRELMSRPGREE; translated from the coding sequence ATGAGCCGCATTGCCGTGCTGGGAGCCGGTGCCTGGGGCACCGCGCTGACGATCTCGCTGGCTCGCCGCGGAGGCCACGAGCTGATCCTGTGGTCGCACTCCGAGACGCTGGCCGAGCAGATGCGCGAGACCGGCGAGAACCTGACCTATCTGCCGGGGTACACCGTGCCGATGGACGTCGAGGTGACCTCCGACCTGCCGGGCGCGATCTTCGAGGCCGACGTGCTGCTGTGCGTGACTCCGGCGCAGCACCTGCGCGGCATGTTGATGGAGATTGCGCCGCTGTTGACGCGCAACCAGATCATCGTCTCGGCCAGCAAGGGCATCGAGAACGACACCTATCTGCGCATGACGCAGGTGATCGCCGCGCTGACGAATAATCCGGCGGGCGTGCTGAGCGGGCCGTCGTTCGCGCAGGAGGTGGCCGCCGGGCTGCCGACGGCGGTGGTAATCGCGATGAACGACCCGAAGCTGGCGGTGGGGATTCAGAAGGATTTTTCGTCGCCCTCGCTACGGCTGTACACCAACGACGACGTGACCGGCGTGGAGCTGGGCGGCGCGCTAAAGAACGTGATCGCGCTGTCGTCGGGCGTGATCCACGGGCTGGGGCTGGGCTCGAATACGGCAGCGGCGCTGATAACGCGGGGCATCGCGGAGATTACTCGGCTGGCCGTGGCCTGTGGCGGGCGCAGGCAGACCCTGGCCGGGCTGGCCGGGATGGGCGACCTGGTGCTGACCTGCACGGGAGCGCTCTCGCGCAACCGCTCGGTAGGAGTGGAGCTGGGGCGCGGACGCAAGCTGCCGGAGATTCTGGCGGGGATGAACGGTAAGGTCGCCGAGGGCGTCAAGAGCACGGCGGCGGCGCTGGGGCTGGCGGCGCGTTACGCGGTGGAGATGCCGATCACCGAGCAGATGGACGCGATCCTGCATCGGGACAAGAGCCCGAAGGACGCGATCCGTGAGCTGATGTCGCGGCCGGGGCGGGAAGAGTAA
- a CDS encoding IPT/TIG domain-containing protein → MSMSTVPKLTRVYPAAAMPGGEIHVVGTGLEAPIRAEIAGVAATVTLSRPTRLTVRVPEGAGPGEIVVTNGAGRSNGLRVSVGVAMSGSLHPVANPAVDRAGNVYVTLSGSRGQQTPVSVFRLSRDAEGGFEMRPFVREILNPTGMAFGPDGYLYVSSRAEGTVYRVTPDGETSTFAEGLGVATGIAFDREGALYVGDRSGTIFKIRPAAHVENLGLFEDNEAGLPQETFVFATLEPSMAAYHLAFNAAGTLFVTGPTTSSNQAIHAIDRDGNATVFFRGLGRAQGMAFDAAGDLLVAASWQGERGIVRITPEGEASIALAGNDLVGLGLLPDGTAAVVTRDSAYWVVL, encoded by the coding sequence ATGAGTATGAGCACTGTACCGAAGTTGACGAGGGTGTACCCGGCGGCGGCGATGCCGGGTGGAGAGATTCATGTGGTGGGGACAGGGCTGGAGGCGCCGATCCGGGCAGAGATCGCCGGGGTTGCGGCCACGGTGACGCTGAGCAGACCGACTCGACTGACCGTGAGAGTGCCCGAGGGCGCGGGGCCGGGGGAGATCGTCGTCACCAACGGGGCGGGGCGGTCGAATGGGCTGCGGGTGAGCGTCGGGGTGGCGATGTCCGGGAGCCTGCATCCAGTGGCGAATCCCGCCGTGGACCGGGCGGGCAATGTGTACGTCACGCTCTCCGGCTCGCGTGGGCAGCAGACGCCGGTGTCGGTCTTTCGGCTAAGCCGGGACGCCGAGGGCGGGTTCGAGATGAGGCCGTTTGTGCGGGAGATTCTGAACCCGACGGGGATGGCGTTTGGGCCGGATGGCTACCTTTACGTAAGCTCGCGGGCTGAGGGGACGGTCTACCGGGTGACTCCCGATGGCGAGACCTCGACCTTTGCCGAGGGGCTGGGCGTGGCGACGGGGATCGCGTTCGACCGCGAGGGGGCGCTGTACGTCGGCGACCGGTCGGGGACGATCTTCAAGATTCGTCCAGCGGCTCATGTGGAAAACCTGGGGCTGTTTGAGGATAACGAGGCCGGATTGCCGCAGGAGACGTTTGTCTTTGCCACGCTGGAGCCTTCGATGGCGGCATACCATCTGGCGTTCAATGCGGCGGGAACGCTGTTCGTGACCGGGCCGACTACCTCTTCGAATCAGGCGATTCATGCGATCGACCGCGATGGCAATGCAACGGTCTTCTTCCGGGGGCTGGGGCGTGCGCAGGGGATGGCGTTCGATGCGGCGGGGGATCTGCTGGTGGCGGCCTCGTGGCAGGGGGAGCGCGGGATTGTGCGGATTACGCCGGAGGGGGAGGCTTCGATAGCTCTGGCGGGGAATGATCTGGTGGGGCTGGGGCTGTTGCCGGATGGGACGGCGGCGGTGGTTACGCGGGATTCTGCGTATTGGGTGGTTTTGTAG
- a CDS encoding competence/damage-inducible protein A: MIAEIIAVGSEMLTPFRVDTNSLYLTEGLNDLGITVGFKTIVGDSLEHLTGAARNALARADVVIFSGGLGPTEDDMTREAAAGALGIELLADPAILTGLYKRFAERRIAMTPNNVKQADVLDGAEILPNGNGSAPGQMLFTAYEGKERVIILLPGPPKELKLMFTEQVRPRLASRLPARFIARRQVKMALMPESTVDSRTAPIYTQYPDVETTILAHSGEIQLHFECSKATLAEAQERVDEVVSRVEHEMDEDVFSSHGETLEEVVLLMLGMRNMTLAAAESCTGGMLAQRLTSVAGSSRYFLGGAVVYAPELKTTFAGVPEELLEREGTVSEAVSRALAEGIRERTGASIGVGITGVAGPGPGEGLDAGKPAGLVYLAIADELGTEVKELNLGANDRERVRWWSTQHALERVRRRLL, translated from the coding sequence ATGATTGCGGAGATTATTGCGGTCGGGTCAGAGATGCTGACGCCGTTCCGGGTAGATACGAACTCGCTTTACCTGACCGAAGGCTTGAACGATCTCGGCATCACGGTGGGCTTCAAGACGATTGTGGGCGATAGCCTGGAGCACCTGACCGGCGCGGCTCGCAATGCGCTGGCGCGGGCGGATGTGGTGATCTTCTCGGGCGGCCTGGGGCCTACCGAGGACGACATGACCCGCGAAGCGGCGGCCGGGGCGCTGGGCATCGAGCTGCTGGCCGATCCGGCGATTTTGACCGGACTGTACAAGCGGTTTGCCGAGCGGCGGATCGCGATGACTCCGAACAACGTGAAGCAGGCCGACGTATTGGACGGCGCGGAGATTCTGCCGAACGGCAACGGCAGCGCGCCGGGGCAGATGCTCTTTACCGCCTACGAGGGCAAGGAGCGGGTGATAATCCTGCTGCCGGGGCCGCCGAAGGAGCTGAAGCTGATGTTTACCGAGCAGGTTCGGCCGCGTCTGGCGAGCAGGCTGCCCGCACGGTTCATCGCCCGGCGACAGGTGAAGATGGCGCTGATGCCGGAATCCACGGTGGACTCGCGAACGGCTCCGATTTATACCCAGTACCCGGACGTGGAGACGACGATTCTGGCTCATTCGGGGGAGATTCAGCTCCATTTTGAGTGCTCGAAGGCCACGCTGGCCGAGGCGCAGGAGCGGGTGGACGAGGTGGTGAGCCGGGTGGAGCACGAGATGGACGAGGACGTCTTCTCGTCGCACGGCGAGACGCTGGAGGAGGTCGTGCTGCTGATGCTGGGGATGCGCAACATGACCCTGGCCGCCGCCGAGAGCTGCACCGGAGGCATGTTGGCGCAGCGGCTGACGAGCGTGGCGGGCAGCTCGCGCTACTTTCTGGGCGGGGCGGTGGTGTACGCACCGGAGCTGAAGACGACCTTCGCGGGGGTTCCCGAGGAGCTGCTGGAGCGCGAAGGGACGGTCTCGGAGGCGGTGTCGCGGGCGCTGGCGGAGGGGATTCGGGAGCGTACGGGAGCTTCGATTGGTGTGGGGATTACGGGCGTCGCCGGGCCGGGGCCGGGTGAAGGTCTGGATGCGGGCAAGCCTGCCGGGCTGGTTTATCTGGCGATTGCCGACGAGCTGGGGACCGAAGTGAAGGAGCTGAATCTGGGGGCGAACGACCGGGAGCGGGTGCGGTGGTGGTCGACGCAACATGCGCTGGAGCGGGTAAGAAGGCGGCTGCTGTAG
- a CDS encoding DUF6249 domain-containing protein: MHAAFFLSPFIIPLGAFAVAIVAIVAGIMSQAHANRLRSQDRMALLARGVPIPDIERLLKRQEEALQAPKNPLRSLGNARRAAVVLISVGIGLIVFFTSLAAILRVREILTGAAAGLIPLAIGLGFVVDYWMQRREFEKFSSELSEDL, from the coding sequence ATGCACGCAGCCTTTTTCCTGAGTCCGTTCATCATTCCGCTCGGCGCGTTCGCGGTCGCCATCGTCGCCATTGTCGCCGGAATCATGTCGCAGGCCCACGCCAACCGGCTCCGCTCGCAGGACCGCATGGCACTGCTGGCCCGCGGAGTGCCCATCCCCGATATCGAACGCCTGCTCAAGAGGCAGGAAGAGGCGTTGCAGGCTCCCAAGAACCCGCTGCGCAGCCTCGGCAACGCACGCCGGGCAGCCGTGGTGCTGATCTCGGTGGGCATCGGCCTTATCGTCTTCTTCACCTCGCTGGCAGCCATTCTGCGCGTCAGGGAGATATTGACGGGGGCCGCCGCCGGCCTCATCCCGCTGGCCATCGGCCTGGGTTTCGTCGTCGATTACTGGATGCAGAGGCGTGAGTTCGAAAAGTTTTCCTCGGAGCTGTCTGAGGATCTTTAG
- the rimO gene encoding 30S ribosomal protein S12 methylthiotransferase RimO yields the protein MSSSLLIDDVVVATAKPKVGFVSLGCPKNLVDSEVMMGLLHHNGAELTPRAEDAEIIVINTCSFIDSAKQESVNTILEMVQHKTEGRAKRVIVAGCLVERYRDEIQKNIPEVDAVVGTGELEAILAAAGLTPSGHTKNSPFQILPQDFQQPQIAAHTQEDLSLLPDALVNETSVARESGQNVHTQQLVSRAASAVSQHSRPLADPEADQEIAPQLRIVQSLAETGTTHGDEALAHEGNHVTTSRPEGDLRQQQGRFSREGWDGATAALPEYLYNDATPRILTTPRASAYIKIAEGCDHPCSFCIIPQLRGKFRSRRMGSIIAEAQNLIAQGVREITLIGQDTTCYGEDLGLKDGLAQLLDALAVLPGLRWLRFLYTYPNKVTTRLLETMAKHDTIAKYLDVPLQHASPSVLKTMKRGGNADIFLELIAKARATVPNVVIRTSFIVGFPGETEADYKLLEEFVKAAKIDWLGVFTYSDEEGARAFELPDETKVPNRTIQARRRKLMKLQQKISTAAKAEWVGREIDLLVEGPSEETDLLWEGRTSLHAPEIDGKVFINDFGPHEELVPGTFYRAEITEAHDYDVVARILG from the coding sequence GTGTCTTCTTCTTTGCTTATTGACGATGTGGTGGTAGCAACCGCCAAGCCCAAGGTTGGGTTTGTTTCGCTGGGCTGCCCCAAAAACCTGGTTGACTCCGAAGTGATGATGGGGTTGCTGCACCACAACGGCGCCGAGCTGACCCCCAGGGCCGAGGACGCCGAGATTATCGTCATCAATACGTGCAGCTTCATCGACTCGGCCAAGCAGGAGTCGGTGAACACCATCCTCGAGATGGTGCAGCACAAGACCGAGGGCCGCGCCAAGCGGGTGATCGTGGCCGGGTGCCTGGTCGAACGCTACCGCGACGAGATTCAGAAGAACATCCCAGAGGTCGATGCGGTCGTCGGCACGGGCGAGTTGGAGGCGATTCTGGCGGCGGCTGGGCTGACGCCCTCCGGGCACACGAAGAACTCGCCTTTTCAGATTCTTCCACAGGATTTTCAACAGCCTCAGATTGCCGCTCACACGCAGGAAGACCTTTCGTTGCTACCAGATGCGCTGGTCAACGAGACTTCCGTGGCGCGTGAGTCCGGGCAGAATGTCCACACCCAGCAACTGGTGAGCCGGGCGGCTTCGGCGGTCTCGCAGCACTCGCGGCCGCTGGCCGATCCCGAGGCGGATCAGGAGATCGCACCGCAGCTTCGGATTGTGCAGTCCCTGGCCGAGACCGGCACCACGCACGGCGACGAGGCTCTGGCGCACGAGGGCAATCATGTAACGACCTCGCGCCCCGAGGGCGATCTGCGCCAGCAGCAGGGACGGTTCTCGCGCGAAGGCTGGGACGGCGCGACCGCCGCGCTGCCGGAGTACCTGTACAACGACGCCACGCCGCGCATCCTGACAACGCCGCGGGCCTCGGCCTACATCAAGATCGCCGAGGGCTGCGACCACCCTTGCAGCTTCTGCATCATCCCGCAGCTACGCGGCAAGTTCCGGTCGCGGCGGATGGGTTCGATCATCGCCGAGGCGCAGAACCTGATCGCGCAGGGCGTGCGGGAGATTACGCTGATCGGGCAGGATACGACCTGCTACGGCGAAGATTTAGGCCTGAAGGACGGGTTGGCGCAGTTGCTCGATGCGCTGGCCGTGCTGCCGGGGCTGCGCTGGCTGCGGTTCCTGTACACGTACCCGAACAAGGTGACGACGCGGCTGCTGGAGACGATGGCAAAGCACGACACCATCGCCAAGTATCTGGACGTGCCGTTGCAGCACGCGAGCCCTTCCGTGTTGAAGACGATGAAGCGCGGCGGCAACGCGGATATCTTCCTGGAGCTGATCGCGAAGGCGCGGGCGACGGTGCCGAACGTGGTGATCCGGACGAGCTTTATCGTCGGCTTCCCCGGCGAGACCGAGGCCGATTACAAGCTGCTCGAGGAGTTCGTGAAGGCCGCGAAGATCGACTGGCTGGGCGTGTTCACGTACTCGGACGAAGAGGGTGCGCGCGCCTTCGAGCTGCCGGATGAGACCAAGGTGCCGAACCGGACGATCCAGGCGCGGCGGCGCAAGCTGATGAAGCTGCAACAGAAGATCTCGACCGCGGCGAAGGCCGAGTGGGTGGGCCGGGAGATCGACCTGCTGGTCGAAGGTCCGAGCGAGGAGACGGACCTGCTGTGGGAGGGACGGACCTCGCTACACGCGCCGGAGATCGACGGCAAGGTCTTCATCAACGACTTTGGGCCGCACGAGGAGCTGGTGCCGGGCACGTTCTACCGGGCCGAGATCACCGAGGCCCATGACTACGATGTAGTGGCAAGGATTCTGGGGTAA
- a CDS encoding phosphatidylglycerophosphatase A, translating to MDVRALGGKKTLWAWAVGTFFGAGLMKPGPGTYGSVAAALLWFGAMHLWQPIHAAWWTLAAALVATAVGIPAATIVARESGRDDPGHVVIDEVAGQLFALIAIPADWPHALVGLLLFRLFDITKPPPVRNLERLHGGVGIMLDDVAAGLLALGVGHLILLWR from the coding sequence ATGGATGTGCGGGCGCTGGGCGGCAAGAAGACCCTGTGGGCCTGGGCGGTGGGGACGTTCTTCGGGGCAGGGCTGATGAAGCCCGGGCCGGGGACGTACGGGTCCGTCGCGGCGGCGCTGTTGTGGTTTGGGGCGATGCACCTGTGGCAACCCATCCATGCGGCGTGGTGGACGCTCGCGGCGGCTCTGGTGGCCACGGCTGTGGGGATTCCGGCGGCTACGATTGTGGCCAGGGAGTCGGGCCGGGATGATCCGGGGCATGTGGTGATCGACGAGGTCGCCGGGCAGTTGTTCGCGCTGATCGCGATTCCGGCGGACTGGCCTCATGCGCTGGTGGGGCTGCTGCTGTTTCGGCTGTTCGATATCACGAAGCCACCGCCGGTCAGAAATCTGGAGAGGCTGCACGGCGGCGTGGGCATCATGCTGGACGACGTGGCCGCAGGGCTGCTGGCGCTCGGGGTAGGGCACCTGATCCTGTTGTGGCGATAG
- the ribD gene encoding bifunctional diaminohydroxyphosphoribosylaminopyrimidine deaminase/5-amino-6-(5-phosphoribosylamino)uracil reductase RibD, with amino-acid sequence MAGVDLAEFAIASPSTREEDMRWMERAVALARASVGLASPNPQVGCVLVRDGVLIGEGAHVYELRDHAEIVALKQAGDAARGATAYVTLEPCSHHGRTGPCADALIAAGIARCVVATADPNPQVSGRGLARLQAAGIETLVGVLQESAREMNDAFAFSIQHGRPFCTLKAALSVEGHLAPPPAERKTSAPHWLTGPESRTEVQRMRHGSDALITGIGTVLADDPALTDRTGRPRRRPLLRVVLDSELRIPLSSQLVRSAQGDVLVVCGDQARGGAGLEAAGVEVLRVRSATGRLDLAAVLGELARRQILSVLVEAGSHVNGAFLAEGLIQKAVLFYSETELGEGAVPFAEGGVSPFLLEQRMRRVQRTLFGTDACVTGYLDDPWEA; translated from the coding sequence GTGGCTGGGGTTGACCTCGCGGAGTTCGCTATAGCCTCCCCTTCGACACGCGAAGAAGATATGCGCTGGATGGAGCGCGCGGTGGCGCTGGCGCGGGCGAGCGTGGGCTTGGCCTCGCCGAACCCGCAGGTGGGCTGCGTGCTGGTGCGGGACGGCGTGCTCATCGGCGAGGGCGCGCATGTGTACGAGTTGCGCGATCATGCCGAGATCGTCGCACTGAAGCAGGCGGGCGACGCCGCGCGCGGGGCCACGGCTTACGTGACGCTGGAGCCGTGCAGCCACCACGGACGCACCGGCCCGTGCGCGGATGCGCTGATCGCGGCGGGAATCGCGCGCTGCGTGGTGGCGACCGCCGACCCCAATCCGCAGGTGAGCGGGCGCGGGCTGGCCCGGTTGCAGGCTGCGGGTATCGAGACGCTGGTGGGCGTGCTGCAAGAGTCGGCGCGGGAGATGAACGACGCCTTCGCCTTCTCGATCCAGCACGGCAGGCCGTTCTGCACGCTGAAGGCGGCGCTTTCGGTGGAGGGCCATCTGGCACCTCCGCCCGCCGAGCGGAAGACGTCTGCGCCGCACTGGCTGACGGGGCCGGAGTCGCGGACCGAGGTGCAGCGGATGCGGCACGGCTCGGACGCACTCATCACCGGCATAGGGACGGTGCTGGCGGACGATCCCGCCCTGACCGACCGCACCGGAAGGCCACGGCGGCGGCCTCTGCTGCGCGTTGTGCTCGATAGCGAGCTGCGGATTCCGCTGTCGTCGCAACTGGTGCGCTCGGCGCAGGGGGATGTGCTGGTGGTTTGTGGGGATCAGGCTCGGGGCGGCGCGGGGCTTGAGGCTGCCGGGGTTGAGGTGCTGCGGGTGCGCTCTGCGACGGGACGGCTGGATCTTGCGGCGGTGCTCGGGGAGCTGGCGCGGCGGCAGATTCTATCGGTGCTGGTGGAGGCTGGATCTCACGTCAATGGGGCATTTCTTGCGGAAGGGCTGATCCAGAAGGCCGTGCTGTTCTACTCCGAGACCGAGCTTGGCGAGGGCGCGGTGCCGTTCGCCGAAGGGGGCGTCAGCCCGTTTCTGCTGGAGCAGCGTATGCGCCGGGTACAGAGGACGCTGTTCGGGACCGATGCCTGCGTGACCGGATATCTGGACGATCCCTGGGAGGCGTAG
- the ftsY gene encoding signal recognition particle-docking protein FtsY, whose product MAFNFFKRNQSSDSSDAEPENKAPETEQPRGFLSRMREAVTRTRESFSESIGQVLALTREVDESTLQSLEPVLLAADIGTPTTLLILENLRQRALRTGIEGGVELKALLKTELRAILDGVAQPIRHPDTPPEVVMMVGVNGTGKTTTSGKLAAHFTAQGRSVLLCAADTFRAAAIEQLEVWAQRSGVQIIKTKQGGDPSAALYDACTAAKARGTDVLIVDTAGRLHTKSDLMKELDKMRRTAERLVPGAPHQTLLVMDATTGQNGLQQARLFTEAARVTGIVLTKLDGTAKGGIVLAIATELKLPVIYAGTGEKIEDLIPFDSESFINSLID is encoded by the coding sequence ATGGCCTTCAACTTCTTCAAGCGCAACCAGAGTTCCGATAGTTCTGACGCAGAGCCAGAGAACAAAGCTCCGGAGACGGAGCAGCCGCGCGGCTTTCTAAGCCGCATGCGCGAGGCCGTGACCCGGACTCGCGAGAGCTTCTCGGAGTCGATCGGGCAGGTGCTGGCGCTGACCCGTGAGGTCGATGAATCGACCTTGCAGAGCCTTGAGCCGGTGCTGCTGGCCGCCGATATCGGCACGCCGACGACGCTGCTGATCCTTGAAAACCTGCGCCAGCGGGCGCTGCGCACAGGCATCGAGGGCGGCGTGGAGCTGAAGGCTCTGCTGAAGACCGAGCTGCGGGCGATCCTCGACGGCGTGGCCCAGCCGATCCGGCACCCGGATACGCCGCCCGAGGTGGTAATGATGGTCGGGGTGAACGGTACGGGTAAGACGACGACCTCCGGCAAGCTGGCCGCGCACTTTACCGCGCAGGGCCGCTCGGTGCTGCTGTGTGCGGCGGATACCTTCCGCGCGGCGGCGATTGAGCAGCTCGAGGTGTGGGCGCAGCGGTCGGGGGTACAGATCATCAAGACCAAGCAGGGCGGCGACCCCTCGGCGGCGCTTTATGACGCTTGTACGGCGGCCAAGGCGCGGGGCACGGATGTGCTGATCGTCGATACGGCCGGGCGTCTGCATACGAAGTCCGACCTGATGAAGGAGCTGGACAAGATGCGGCGGACGGCGGAGCGGCTGGTTCCCGGCGCGCCGCACCAGACGCTGCTGGTGATGGACGCGACGACGGGGCAGAACGGATTGCAGCAGGCACGGCTGTTTACCGAGGCGGCGCGGGTGACCGGGATTGTGCTGACCAAGCTGGATGGGACGGCGAAGGGCGGGATCGTGCTGGCGATTGCGACCGAGTTGAAGCTGCCGGTCATTTACGCGGGAACGGGGGAGAAGATCGAGGATCTGATTCCGTTCGACTCGGAGAGCTTTATCAATTCGCTGATCGACTAA
- a CDS encoding sigma-70 family RNA polymerase sigma factor, protein MDAKDQSDQFEQLVREHQAMVFRTLLRLTGSREHLDDLAQEVFLRFYRAMAGFRGEALVTTYLYRIAVNVAQDEWKRRRRERQETVSLSDDVQEWENRLPHSGRDAEEQMEDREFQQVVEAQLALLSQVERAVLVLYHQEERSYEQIAVALAMPIGTVRTHLHRGRKKLREGLKQWRAQEGRAPCEKVS, encoded by the coding sequence TTGGACGCCAAGGACCAATCCGATCAATTCGAGCAGCTTGTGCGCGAGCATCAGGCGATGGTCTTCCGCACGCTGCTGCGGTTGACGGGCTCGCGCGAGCACCTCGACGACCTGGCGCAGGAGGTCTTCCTGCGTTTCTATCGGGCAATGGCGGGGTTTCGCGGCGAGGCACTGGTGACCACGTACCTCTACCGCATCGCCGTCAACGTAGCGCAGGACGAGTGGAAGCGCAGGCGGCGCGAGCGGCAGGAGACGGTCTCGCTCTCGGACGACGTGCAGGAGTGGGAGAACCGGCTGCCTCACTCCGGCCGCGACGCCGAAGAGCAGATGGAGGATCGCGAGTTTCAGCAGGTGGTGGAAGCGCAGTTGGCGCTTCTGAGCCAGGTGGAGCGGGCGGTGCTGGTGCTTTACCATCAAGAGGAGCGCAGTTATGAGCAGATTGCGGTCGCGCTGGCGATGCCGATTGGAACCGTAAGGACGCACCTGCATCGGGGACGCAAGAAGCTGCGTGAGGGCCTGAAGCAGTGGCGGGCGCAGGAAGGGAGAGCACCATGCGAGAAGGTTTCGTGA